The stretch of DNA ATCTTTTTTTGTTTTTTTACATATTAATAATAAAAAAAGGAACTATTTTTTAGTTCCTTTTTATTTTTATTCAATTATTCACTATCTGCAACTCATTTTATTCACAACAATCATTACACTTAGAAACTTTATCATATTTTTTATGATTTACTATTAACATTATCAAACTTGCTGTTGCTCCTATCATAATAAGTGCTGCAAACATTCCTCCAAAGTTAGCAATTACTTTTACTCCATTTACTCCAAATAAAGAAATCATAATATATCCTAAGGACATTGTTATAGCTCCCCAAATAAGTTTTAATCTATTTGGTGCCTCTGGATTATCAGGATCAATTCCATGAGTAGATATTCCTGCCATTGCAATTGTATTAGAGTTACATGCAGTAACTATTGATAAGAAAATTAAAATAACAAATAAAGGTATTATGATTTTTCCTAAAGGCATCGCTGCTAACATATCATATGGAACATTTTCAACACCTCTATTGTAAGAATCTACTAAGTCAACAGCCCCACTTTTATGTAACCATAATGAAGTCCCACTTACAAGAGTCATCCATAAAGCACTTACAGTAGCACATATTCCTATATATAAACCTAAAACATGTTTTATTTTACGTCCATAAGCAATTCTTCCCATAAATGCTCCTGAAGTTGGCGCCCAAGACATCCAACTGAACCAATAGAAAGTTGTCCACCATTGTGGCCATTGAGTTTCATGGGCTGCTCCTGTAACTAACATTTTTTCAAAAAATCCTCCAATAAATCCTCCCATTGCTTCTGTTGCTAAATTAAACAAGAAAGGAGCATTTGAGAAAATAATTAAAAATACTAAGAAAACTATATAACCATAAACATTTATATCAGCTACATATTTTAATCCTTTTTGAATTCCAGATATTGAAGTGGCAACTACAGTAATCCCTATT from Fusobacterium perfoetens ATCC 29250 encodes:
- a CDS encoding BCCT family transporter — translated: MEDRGKNLKLRKMTFFPPFIILLVFVLLGIVSEDKFINAINTINNGIINNFGWLESILALAVTIVGIVAMFSKFGDVRIGGEDAKPELSDFSWFTIALTTTMAAGVLFWGPAEPIAHLLNPATDITGIEPLSKDALKFSMETMFLHWTVVPYAIYTVPAVVFAFMYYNGKKPFSIASEMAPVLGKYADNQKTVNIIDAITLFSISAGMAGSVAQGFMNVAGGVSKMMGIPSNPKLWLIIGIIIGITVVATSISGIQKGLKYVADINVYGYIVFLVFLIIFSNAPFLFNLATEAMGGFIGGFFEKMLVTGAAHETQWPQWWTTFYWFSWMSWAPTSGAFMGRIAYGRKIKHVLGLYIGICATVSALWMTLVSGTSLWLHKSGAVDLVDSYNRGVENVPYDMLAAMPLGKIIIPLFVILIFLSIVTACNSNTIAMAGISTHGIDPDNPEAPNRLKLIWGAITMSLGYIMISLFGVNGVKVIANFGGMFAALIMIGATASLIMLIVNHKKYDKVSKCNDCCE